One stretch of Pomacea canaliculata isolate SZHN2017 linkage group LG1, ASM307304v1, whole genome shotgun sequence DNA includes these proteins:
- the LOC112561053 gene encoding uncharacterized protein LOC112561053, translating to MVIDSCAAVGEHASDVRGDVPSTADIDSSLAGPWEYFQCGWNVDDILRPTRTRVVLECTDEASVRIVYERIARNVTPAVTSLFAHDPCLAQAARSALCNDAGKRVPRLLHYVIFSQHVLAMHTFLSVLSAVRHLAPCLVLLHGDALPEGPYWEALLQLVPNILYVRRERPRLIFDRIINQMEHSTDVARLQVLLEYGGMYLDTDQLVLKPPEPLCHHVTVIGSEVANRSCGNAFILSAPAAEFLALWLDSYTSFNDSNWNYHSTVVPHLLASSRPDLVHVVDSFFRPNGYDIEALYLGAPYDWQELYGIHLYARRFRSFLDTKPGGPRPEQKRGLWNIVHIFLFGSSQACW from the exons ATGGTTATTGATTCTTGCG CAGCGGTTGGAGAACATGCTAGTGACGTTCGTGGCGATGTCCCTTCTACGGCAGACATCGACTCTTCGCTGGCGGGACCCTGGGAGTACTTCCAGTGCGGCTGGAACGTGGACGATATCCTCCGCCCCACGCGCACCAGGGTGGTGCTGGAGTGCACCGATGAGGCGTCTGTCCGCATCGTCTACGAGCGCATCGCCAGGAACGTCACACCGGCCGTGACGTCACTCTTTGCACACGACCCTTGCCTGGCGCAGGCGGCACGCTCTGCATTGTGCAATGACGCTGGGAAGCGCGTCCCGCGCCTGCTGCACTACGTCATCTTCTCGCAGCACGTGCTGGCAATGCACACCTTCCTTAGCGTCTTGAGTGCTGTGCGCCACCTGGCGCCCTGCCTGGTGCTGCTGCACGGGGATGCTCTGCCGGAGGGACCGTATTGGGAGGCGCTACTTCAGCTGGTACCCAACATCCTGTACGTCAGGAGAGAGAGGCCCCGCCTCATCTTCGACCGCATCATCAACCAAATGGAGCACAGCACGGACGTAGCCAGGCTGCAGGTTCTACTGG AATACGGCGGGATGTACCTGGACACTGACCAGTTAGTCCTGAAACCACCGGAGCCCCTTTGCCACCACGTGACTGTCATCGGGTCAGAGGTCGCTAACCGTTCGTGCGGCAACGCCTTCATCCTCAGCGCGCCGGCCGCGGAGTTCCTGGCTCTCTGGCTCGACAGCTATACCAGCTTCAACGACAGCAACTGGAACTATCACTCGACGGTAGTGCCACACCTACTGGCTTCATCCCGACCCGACCTCGTGCACGTCGTCGATTCCTTCTTCCGGCCCAACGGCTACGACATCGAGGCGCTGTACCTGGGAGCCCCTTACGACTGGCAGGAGCTGTACGGAATACACTTGTACGCACGACGATTCCGCTCGTTTCTCGATACCAAACCTGGTGGGCCTCGACCAGAGCAGAAGCGCGGGCTATGGAACATTGtccatatatttttgtttggttccAGTCAAGCTTGCTGGTGA